The DNA segment GTTGAAAAGGTCGAGACCCTGCTAGGCAATTGAGTGCCGGTCAAATGCGGATAGAATTGGCGTATGACCCGCTCTGAACTTGTTACTGCCCTTGCCCAGCGGTTCCCTCAACTGCAAACCAATGACACCGGGCTGTCGGTCAACGTCATTCTTGAACGTATGGCCGAAGCCCTAACCCATGGTGACCGGATTGAGAAACGGGGCTTCGGCAGTTTCAAGATCAACTTCCGACTACCGCGAACAGGCCGAAATCCGAAAACCGGCCAGTGCGTTCAAGTTCCGGCAAAGGCAGTTCCGCATTTCAAACCCGGCAAGGAACTTCGGGATCGGGTTGGTTGAAGACTTATCCTATATGCCCATTCAAACTATCACCTTTACTATCGCAATATGTTCCCCTAGTGACGCATTGGAGGAGCGCAACGCCGCTGAGCGTGTAGTGTTGGACTGGAACTCGTCCCATGCTCATGCCACCGGCGCAATCCTCCATCCCGTGAGATGGGAACGCGATTCGATTCCTGTTCTGGGTGACCGTCCCCAAGCACTTGTGAATCGGCAGGTGATAGACCGTGCTGATCTTGCCATTGCCGTTTTCTGGATGCGGGTAGGAACTCCTACGGGGGAATTTGTCAGTGGCACTGTCGAAGAAATAGAGCGGCTGGCAACTGCTGGAAAACCCGTGATGGTTTATTTCTCCGACAAGGCACCAGATAGCCTCGATCAAATCGACACACAGCAATTAAACGCCCGCCGATCATTGGAGGCATCCTTGCGTAATAGAGGCATCATCGGGAGCGTTGACAACGTAGACAGCTTCACGCAGCAATTCTCCGGGCACCTTGCCAAGATGATGAACAGTCTGCTCGTGAAGTTTCCACCGACTACCTCAACTCCGGTTCATGGCGGCAAATCAGTCGCGCCATCGGTGTCCGAGGAATTTCGTACGATTCTGAAAGAACTGGTCGCTGATGAACAAG comes from the Georgfuchsia toluolica genome and includes:
- a CDS encoding integration host factor subunit beta; its protein translation is MTRSELVTALAQRFPQLQTNDTGLSVNVILERMAEALTHGDRIEKRGFGSFKINFRLPRTGRNPKTGQCVQVPAKAVPHFKPGKELRDRVG